One Archangium violaceum genomic window, ATGCTCTCCACGTCGACGTCCACGACCACCGCGCCACACGCCATGGCCTCGATGGGCAGGAGCGAGTAGTTGGTGAGCGAGGTCAGCAGGGTGATGGCCGACGAGCTGTGCTGCTGGCGCAGCTGTTCCTCGTTCTGCAGTCCCAGGACCGTCGCCTCGAAGGGCACGTCGCGGTAGCCGAGGTCACCCGTGCCGAAGATGGCGATGCGCGTCTGCGGGCGCTGCTCCTTCACGTGGGCCAGCGCGGCCAGCAGCAGCTCGGTTCCCCGCCGCTCGGTGCTCGGACGCATGTAGACGAGCACCCGGTGCGGGTCGCGCTCGAACCGGGGGTCGGGGAAGTAGACGCCGGGCTCGTAGCCGAGGTGGAAGAAGCACCCCTGCATTCCATAGCGGCCGGTCATCATCTGGTGGAGCCAGGGGCTGGCCGAGATGCCGAACAGGTTCATCCGGTAGGTGTTCTCCGCGAACACCCCGAGCGAGCCCTTCGGGTAGAAGTGCGGCTCGAAGTCCTGGATGAAGTACGCCTTGAAACGGGTGTTCTGGCGCTCGTACACGGCGTACGCCGTCGACCAGTGCGTCGCCAGGAGGACGTCGCTCTCCTCGACGTGCGCGGTCGTGTCGTGGATGTCCACGCCCGGCAGCGGCTGGTAGTGCCCCTCCATGAACTGGCGCAGCGCCTGCGGCGAGCCGTGCTCCGAACGGCCGTGCACATAGACGCGGTTCGTGACGCCCAGCGACTGGAAGTAGCGCACGAAGCGCAGGATGCTCATGTGGCCACCGGAGCCCATCCCGATGTCCGGAATGATCCAACTCATCACCAGCGGGAGCGCGTCGAGCTGACGGTCCTTGCGGTGGAGGGCGTTGAAGTTCAGGCGCAGCTCGTCCTGGAGATCGACGTCGCCGACCACCTCCAACAAGGGGCGAAGCTCCTTGCCCGGGCCGCGTTTCTGGAGCGCGCCGCGCATCTCCTCCAGGACGGAGGGCATGCCCTTCGCCCGGGACTCGCGCCAGATGTTGCGGCCGAGATCGGCCAGCAGCCGTCCGCGGTGGATGGCGCCGCGCACGACGTCCTTCGCGCCATGGCGAAGCTGCTGCATGCCCGTCAGGTGGTTGACCGCGTAGAAGCCGGCGTTCCACCCGCTCGCGGTGGCCTGGCGCTTGAGGTCCTCGAGCATGGCCCTCGGGCGGCGCGTGCGGACGAGCTGGTCCAACTGCAGCTGGTGGTTCTGCTTCACGAAGACGCCATTGCCGAACGTCTCGTTGTGCTCGAGCTGGAAGTAGGCACTGGCCACCGGGAAGGGCGGTCTGGCCAGCAGGCCCGAGAGCGTCTGGGTGACGAACCGGGACAGGTCGCTCGAGAGCAGACCGCGCTCCTGCAGGAACGCCCAGACGGTGGGCGCCGAGGCGAGGACGCCCCGGTGGAAGTCCCGCGTGAACTGCTCGTGGACCCGGTTCTCGCCAGGGTCCGTCAGCCGCTCCGCCTGGACCCTGCCCTCCACCAGCCGATAGCCCGTGACGCTGCCGTTCTCCGAGTTGAACAGCATCTCGATGGGCGCCTGCGGAGCGAGCAGGTGCTCACCGTGATCGCCCCGGTTGTCGTCGAACAGGAAGCCGGTCTTGGTGCAATTGGCCGGCTGCGGGTTGAGGAACCGGAAGAGGCTCAGGAACAGACCGCTCCAGTGCACCTGGGGAAGAACGCGCGCCAAGTTGTCCTGGATGGTGCCCCGCCACCCGATGTCCACCACCAGCACCCGCTTCGACTCCGGGGTGATGCCCTTCTGCTCCAGGTAGCGCAGCAGCAGATCGCGCCGCCCCTTCAGGGCCTGGAGGAGGGTGTTGCAGAACCGCTCGTTGGCGAGCAGCCCCCGGAAGCGCGCGTCCTCCCACGGCCGCTCGATGACCTCCTCCAGGGAGACGCCGGACTCCTTCACCAGCTCCGCGACCGCCTCCACCTGGACCCCCAGCGAGGTCAGGAAGGTGCGCAGCGAGTGGCGCGGGTACATCGTCCAGAGGCGGTTGAGCTCCGTGAGGTTGAGCTGCTGGATGGATGCGCCGAAGGTGGCGATACGGCTGACCTCGAGCACCTCGGCCGCCGGCAGCTCCAGCCCGGGATTCGAGGCGAGGATGCGCTCGTGGATCTCCTTGAGGATCTCCCCCTCGCGCGTGAAGTAGTAGACGCGCTTCACGCCCTCGGCCAGCGCACGCTCCAGCGCGAACACGACGTAGAGCACGAGCACGGGTGAATACTTCACGCCCAGGTTGAAGTGGCGATCCGCTCGCGTGAGGGCGCCCGCCTTGTGGTGCGTGCGCAGCCGCTCCTTGAGCGCCCGCCAGTACGGGGTGAGGTCTCCCGCCATGCGCCGTTGGAACTGGTGCGCGAGCCGCTGCCGCTTGCGCTCCTCGTCCGGGTTGAAGAAGTGCACGGCCTTGATGCCATGGCTGCGCGGAACGGCGACGTCCGACTGCTCGTTGTCCCCGATGTGCTGGTGCCGTGGGGGCGTGACGCCGCTCTTCTCCTGGAAGCGGGTGAAGAGCCGCCCCGAGCGCTTGTTCACGCGCTCCGAGCACGAGGACATGCCTCCGTGAAGGGCCAGCTCCGGGTGTTTGGCCGCGATGAGCTCGTGGAGCTGCGCGCTGGGGACGTAGAAATCGCTGAGGAAGTACAGCTCGTGCCCGGACGCCACGCGCGACAACAGCCGGCCGATGCGCGCGTCCGGGTAGCTCACGTTGAACTCGGCGGCCCACTCCTGCGCGCAGACGTCCTTCACCATCGCGGCGTGCTGGGCCTCGGACACGTGCGGCGCGATGGTGCCCAACGTGAGCGCCCAGACCTCGCGCAGCTCGTACTCGTCGTCCAGCCCCTCGCGCTTGCGCTGGTCGCCGATCTCCACCTCGCTGGCGCGGCGCCGCTCGTGGATGGCTCGCTGGGTACGGTAGCCCGGAAGCAGCGTGGACCCGTACTTCAGGAGCACATACCGGGCCGCCGCGAGCTTCGTCTCATCGGGATGACAGCGTCGCCTGAGAAGCGTATCCCACACATCGACCGTGGTCACATTCACCGCCAGAGTCCCCTTCTGTCCTATCATGCCGTGACCGTCCCAACTCCTCTCACGCCCTGGGCGCCAGGCGGGCCCTCATCGCGTGCAGCAACGTCCGCATGAGGGAGGCGTTGCGCACTACAACCTCGGGCAGGTGCTTGGCCATCAGGCGTTTGCCGTCCTCGAGCAACCCCGTTTCGGGCTGCGGCCTGGCCTCCGCGGGAGCGTTCGCCTTGCGAACCAGCCCCTGCAGGTGCTCGGCCGACAACAGCAGATCGAGTGAGACCCCCGATCGATCGAGGAGATCCTTCAGCGCTCGCTCCAGTGAGCCGTCCGCGAGCGCGCTCTCCAACTCCGCGTCCGTCTGTCCGAGCGAGCGCAGGTACAGGGTGGGCAGCGGCAGGAAGCTCTCGTTGCGCAGCAGGAACGACATCACCTCGGACGCGGAGCACCCGTTCGGAACCCCGCGCGGCGCGAGTCCCTGCCGCCCCAGCGCCGAGGCGAAGACGAAGGCGTTTTCGCACACGTGCTTCCAGATGTTCGACTCGGAGATGGTGTTGGTGTCGTGCACGCGGTAGTGCAGCAGCGGCTCCTCCAGCCGGCGAACACCATGGCGCTCGGTGACCCGCAGGGCCCAGTCCCAGTCGTGCGCGTAGCGCAGCGAGCGGAAGCCCCCCAGCGTGTCGAACACCTCTCGCGAGAAGAAGAAGTTCGACGTGGTCATGGCGATGTTGCCCACCCAGAACCCGGCGGACGGCGGCCCGCCCGCGGCCTTCTGGCACACGCGCTCGTAGTAGCCGCGCGGACCTCCGGTGCAGGGCCGACCCGCCTCGTCGACGATCTCCACCGCGGAGATCCCGAAGAAGGGACCGTTCGCCTCGCGGGCCGCGGCGAGCATCCGCTCGAGGCGCGTGTCCGCATAGACGTCGTCGGAGTTCAGGATGGAGATGAACTGCCCGCGCGCGTGGCCGATGGCCTCGTTGAGGGTGTTGTGCGCACCCCGGTTCTCGCGGCTGAAGAGACGCACGCGCGGCTCGTTCGCGTAGCGCTCCTTCAGGTACTCGGGGGAGCCATCGCGCGAGCCGTCGTCCACGATGATGCACTCGACGTTCGCGTGCGTCTGCCGCAGGACGCCATCCACCGCCTCGCCAATGAACCGGCGATGGTTGTAGGACGGAATGACGACACTCACGAGTGCGGATTGCTGATCCATTGTCGTCCCTTCGAATAGAGGCGGGAGATGAGCGCTCGCGAGTAGTTGATGGGACGCAGCCGGGTGCGAAGCTGCTCGCATTCCTGGCGACACTGGTCGAGGCGCTCGTTCTGCCGGGCGATTTCCCGGGCGCGTTCCTCCGCCACGGCCTGCGCGGAGATGAGCTGCGCATCCAGCCGGGCCTTTTCTTCCTGGCGCTCGGCGATGAGCCGGGCGATTTCCCGGGCGCGCTCCTCCGCCACGGCCTGCGCGGAGATGAGCTGCGTATCCAGCCGGGCCATCTCTTCCTGGCGCTCGGCGATGAGCCGGGCGATTTCCCGGGCGCGCTCCTCCGCCACGGCCTGCGCGGAGATGAGCTGCGTATCCAGCCGGGCCTTCTCTTCCCGGCGCTCGGCGATGAGCCGGGCGATTTCCTGGGCGCGCTCCTCCGCCACGGCCTGCGCGGACACGAGCTGCTGCGTCACGTGGTCCTGCATGGACGTGAGGATGCTCGCGTCGAAGGTGACGCTCTCCGGCAGGCGCACGTCGGAGCCCGGCTCGAGCGAGCACACGGCGATGAGGTACTCGTACGAGAGCGGGCGTTCCGCGCTCACGAACTCACCCCGGTCATCCGTCGTCACGGAGTACGAGGCCAGGGGCTTGTCACTCGTGACGAGGCTGAAGTACCCGGCCCGCTGCTGGGCGATGTGGACCTGGGGAAAGCGGGCCTCGAGCAGTTGGGTGAACTGCGTCCGCTCGAGCTCGTGGAGGTGGTAGGGGTTCGCGTAGTCGCGCGCCGTGCTGTAGACGGCCTTGTCCGGGGTGGAGAGGATCAGCTGTCCGCCCTTGCGCAGCACCCGATGCACTTCCTGCAGGAAACGCTGTTGCTCCGCCTCCCCGACGTGCTCGAGCGTCTCGAACGAGATGACGACGTCCACGCTCGCATCGGCCAGGGGCAGTGCCGTCACGGAGCCCTCGAGGAACTCGAGGTTGGGCCGCACGTAACGGGAACGGGCGTGCTCGAGCGCCTCCCGGCTCACATCCACGCCCACGACCTTATCCGCGAAGCGGGCAAGGTACGCGCTGCCGTAGCCCTCACCCGAGGCGACATCGACCACGGTCCTACCCCGAACGAGCTCTGCGACCAGGAAGTAGCGGTGCCAGTGCTCCAGCGCGATCTGGAGGCCCATGTTGGGTAGGAATCTCTCGCCGGTCGGATCCATGTGGAGTCAAAGTTCTTCCGCAAAGGAGGGGGCTTAAACCAGATTTCGTGGCCCTCGAATAGGGTTGCTGACGGACACGCGCTGCGCCTGCCCGGGCGCTCTCCCAGTAGGGCCTTTGTCGGGCAGTGGGTTCGCAGGGCACATGCGTTCATTCCAGAACGTGGAATTTCAGCGGCGCTCTTGGTTTACATGGAACCAATTATTTCCTTGTCCCAAGGTGCTCCCTCAGTGAAGCGCCGCTCGGCCATGGAGTGTCAGGAGGCGGAGCGCGAGCTTGGAGGGGAAGGAGACGAGCGCCGAGCAGATAGCGGGCATGTCCCGCGCCCGTCACGGGTATAAGGGCTCGGAAATGGCCGTTCGCTTCGAGCTCGTCACCACCGACCCCACGGGAGCCCGTGCCGGGGTGCTTCACACCCGTCGTGGCTCCATCCCCACGCCCGTCTTCATGCCCGTGGGCACCCACGCCTCCTTCCGCCACCTGAGCATGGAGGAGGTGAAGGCCACCGGGGCGAAGATCCTCCTGTCCAACACGTACCACCTGATGCTCAAGCCGGGCATCGACGTGTTCCAGCGCTTCGGCGGCATCCACCCCTTCATGCAGTGGGATGGAGCGGTGCTCACCGACTCGGGCGGGTTCCAGATCTTCTCCCTCCCCGAGGATCGGCTCATCACCGAGAAGGGCGCCCACTTCCGCAGCTTCCACGACAACAGCCGCCAGCTCCTCAGCCCCGAGTCCAGCATCGCCATGCAGCAGGCGATCAACTCGGAGATCATGATGGTGCTGGACGTGTGCATCGACTCGCGCACGGACGAGGCGGGCACGCGCGAGGCCATGGAGCGCACCCACCGCTGGGCGCTGCGCAGCCTCGCGGCCAAGAACAAGGTGGACACCGGCCAGGCCCTCTTCGCCATCGTCCAGGGCGGCGTGCACCCGCACCTGCGCGACGAGAGCGCCGCCTTCCTCACCCAGCACCCCTTCGACGGCTTCGCCATCGGCGGCCTCGCGGTGGGCGAGACGAACGAGGAGCGCAAGGCCATGACGGCTCGCGCCGCCGCGTCGCTGCCCCAGGACAAGCCCCGCTACCTCATGGGCGTGGGCACCCCCACGGATCTGCTCGAGGCCGTGCTGCGCGGCGTGGACATGTTCGACTGCATCATCCCCACGAAGATGGCGCAGCAGGGCTACGCCTACACCTTCCAGGGCCTCGTCCGGATTACCCGCCAGGTGTTCCGTCTCTCGGACGAGCCGTTGGATCCCACGTGCGACTGCTACGTCTGCAAGCGCTACAGCCGCGGCTACCTGCAGCACCTCATGAGCGGCAAGCACCACACGGGCTCGCGCATGCTGTCCGTGCACAACGTGCACCACTACCAGCAGCTCACCTGGAGGATGCGCGATGCCATCCTCAAGGGCTCCTACGCGCAGGCCTATCGCGAGCTGAAGCAGGCCGTCGCCACGCCCAAGGATCTCAAGGAAGCGAAGCTCGAGGTGGGCCCCGGCGCCGTGACCCTCAAGGAAGTGGGCTGAGCGCGTGGACTCCGAGAACCCTCGCGATGGTGACTTCGAGCTGGTGACGTTGCGCAACGGCTCGCGGGCGGTGCGGCACCTCGGGCACGGAGAGGTGATGCACCCCTCGGTGGGCCCATGGCAGGAGGCCCTGCGCCTCTACGTGGAGCAGCCGTGCCTGGCCGAGCGCCTGCGTACCTCGGGCGAGCCGCTCGTCATCCACGACGTGGGCCTGGGGGCCGCCACCAACGCCGTGGCGGCGCTCACCTGTGCGCGCGAGCTGGGCTCCGAGCGCCGGCGGGCCCTGGAGCTGGTGAGCTTCGAGGTGGACCTGGCGCCGCTGCGGCTCGCGCTGGCGGACGCGGCGGGCTTCCCCTTCCTGCAACCCTTCCGCGAGGCGGCCGAGGCGCTCATGCGCGACGGTGTCTGGGAAGGGGAGGGCCTGCGCTGGCGGCTGCACCTGGGAGACGCGCAGGGACTGATCGACGCGGGGCTGCCCCGGGCGGACCTGGTGTTCTTCGATCCGTTCTCCCCGGCGTCCAACCCGGAGATGTGGACCACCGCGGTGCTGTCGCGGGTGAGGGCCTGCTGCCGGGAGGACGGAGAGGGCGCGTTGCTGCTGACGTACAGCGCGGCCACGCCCACGCGCGTCACGCTGCTGCTGGCCGGCTTCTACGTGGGCGCGGGCGTGTCCACGGGCACCAAGGGAGAGACGACGGTGGCGGCCACGCGCCGCGAGTCCCTGGCTCTACCGCTCGGGGAGCGCTGGCTGGAGCGCTGGCGCCGCTCCTCCTCCCGCGCGCCCCATGGGGAGCCACTCACGCCGGAGCTCGAGGCGCGGGTGCTCGCCCATCCCCAGTGGCGCGTGGGCTGAGCGCCGGTAGCGCCCGAGCCCTTCCGTGAGGCTCGGGCGATGCCCGGGTGGGACGAGGGACTCCTACGCCGGAGGCTGGGTCGTCGAGGCACCGCTCGCGGCGGTACCCCGTGCGGCGAGCTCGGGCGCGACGGCGGTCTCGGCCTGCTCGGACCAACGGACGTGGTAGGTGGCGGATTGGCCGTCGAAGCCCTCGGGAATGGCGACGACGCGCTGACCGCCCGCCAGCTCCGCCGCACGGGCCAGGACGCCCGCCACGAAGGTCGGCAGGTCCGCCCCGATGTCCGTGAGCGAGAACTCCACCTCGTTCGGCCCACGCTCGACGATTCGTACCTCACTGCAATTGGTGCTGGTCCGGAAGCAGAGCCGGGCCTGGGTCAGCGCCCTCCTGGGGCCGAGCAGCCGGGCCATGCCGAGCAGCGCGCGTCCGAAGAGGGTGGAGAAGTAACCATCGATGAACCGCTCACCGAGCGAGTAGTAGGCAGCCTCGGCGGGCATCCCCGCGTAGACGTGATCCGCCGCGATGCGGAGGAACTGCTTCCACTGCTCGAGTGTGTAGGTGGGAGACAGCTTCTGGTCGAGGTCGAGGCCGGCCTCGCGCAGGCGCATGCGGCACGCGGGCGTGAGACGGTTCTCGAGGGCCCTGAGGAAGAGCGCTTCGACGGTTCCTGCGTAGACGAGCTTTTCGCCGGTCATAGGAATGCCGGTATATCCGGTGCCTGCCCTCCGCGCTACAGGCCCGTTCAGGGAGCGTGCACTTGTGTACGCTCAGTGAACAAAAACCAGGAGTTCAGGGGGAGCCTGGAACAGCCTGTATGCACTTGATCCACGGGTGGAGCAGGTAGGCGCCTGTAGGTTATATGCTGCGCCCTGTCGCTCCCCGTATGGGGATGCCACGAAGCCAGGTGAAACGATGAATCGGCATGAGGTCCTGTACCCGGTGAGAGGGCGACTCCTGGCTGGGTGTGCGCTGCTCATGATTTCGGTGGCGGTGGTGCTGCTCGCGCGTTCGCCGTATCCAGAGCAGCTGCTCCACCTCGGGACGCTGTTCGAGGGCTTGATTGGCGCTGCCGTGACGCTGGCCATCGCGGCCATGTTCCCGCGCTCGCCTGGCGGCACGCTCGTCCTGGGCGGTGCTTCCGTGGTCCTGTCCGCGCTGGTGCTCTCCGTCTTCGCGTCCTGGGCTCGGGAGTACCGGAATCTCCACCTCGTCCATGCCGTCGCGTCCGAGGCCTGCCGGGGAATGCCCAGGGCTCACACGCAAAACGACGAGGCGTTGCGTCGAGCGCTCTCGCTCGCCGGGTTGTCGCCTGGTGCCGGGTCGGGTCTGTTGCTCGTCTGTGGAGAGGATGGCGTCGAGACCTCGACCACGGATGGGTTCGATACGGGCTTCACCCTCCGTGCCGATGACGTGCGTTGAGCACTGAGCGGGCTCCGGAATGGGGGGTTGCGAGCCCTCTGTTGCTCCTGGATGGTTCCGGGCAGGGTCGTGCACTTTTCCCCTCGGCCTGTCCGGCCTCCCGCCTAGAGTCCGCTCTTCATGGTCACGATCGAATCCCCCCGTGCGCCGCTCGCGGCGCTGCTTCCCGACCGCTCGCAGGGTCCCCTGGACTCCGATGAGATCCTCAGCCGCTTCGTCGGCTGGGTGGAGTCCACCGGGCTGTCCCTCTACCCGGCGCAGGAGGAGGCCATCCTCGAGTTGCTGGGGGGCAAGCACCTGTTCCTCAAGACGCCCACCGGCTCGGGCAAGTCGCTCGTCGCCATGGCGCTGCACTTCAAGGCCATGGCCGAGGGCAAGGTGTCCTACTACACCTGCCCCATCAAGGCGCTCGTCAACGAGAAGTTCTTCGCGCTGTGCGAGGCCTTCGGCCCGGAGAACGTGGGCCTGCTCACCGGAGACGCGGCCATCAACCGCGAGGCGCCCATCCTCTGCTGCACGGCGGAGATCCTCGCCAACCTGGCCCTGCGCGACGCCATGCTGCGCGCGGACTACGTGGTGATGGACGAGTTCCACTACTACGCGGACCGCGAGCGCGGCATCGCCTGGCAGATTCCGCTCATCACCCTGCCGTCCACCACGTTCCTGATGATGTCGGCGACGCTGGGCGACACGCACCTCATCGAGGAGCGGTTGCAGGAGTTCACCGGCCGCGAGGTGGCCAGCGTGCGCAGCGCTCAGCGCCCGGTGCCGCTGGACTTCGAGTACCGCGAGACGCCGCTGCACGAGACCATCCAGGACCTCATCCGCCAGAACAAGGCGCCCATCTACCTGGTGAACTTCTCGCAGCGCGCCGCGGCCGAGCAGGCGCAGAACCTGATGAGCGTGGACTTCTCCACCAAGGAGGACAAGGAGGCCATCCGCCAGGCGCTGCTGGAGGCCCCCTTCGACACGCCCTACGGCAAGGACTTCCAGCGCTTCCTGCGCCACGGGATTGGAATGCACCACGCGGGCCTGCTGCCCAAGTACCGGCTGCTGGTGGAGCGGCTGGCGCAGACGGGCCTGCTCAAGGTCATCAGCGGCACGGACACGCTGGGCGTGGGGGTGAACATCCCCATCCGCACGGTGCTCTTCACGCAGCTCTTCAAGTTCAACGGCGAGAAGCTGGCCACGCTGAGCGTGCGCGACTTCCAGCAGATCGCCGGGCGCGCGGGCCGCAAGGGCTTCGACACGCAGGGCAGCGTGGTGGCGCAGGCGCCCGAGCACGTCATCGAGAACGTCAAGATCGCCCAGAAGGAGGCCAAGGGCGGCAAGCGCCTGCCCCGCAAGCCTCCGCCGCAGAAGGGCTTCGTCAACTACGACAAGAGCACCTTCGAGCGTCTTCAGACCGGGCTCCCCGAGCCCCTGGAGTCGCGCTTCGAGGTGACGCACGGCTTCCTCCTCAACCTGCTGCAGAGCGAGATGGTGGGCGGCGCCGAGGGCTACCAGCGGCTGGTGCGGCTCATCTTCCGCTCGCACGGCTCGGACTACATCAAGCGCAGGAACCTGAAGGAGGCGGCGGCCTGCTTCCGCACCCTGCGCAACGCGGGCCTGGTGCTGGTGCACAAGGGAGAGGGCGGCTCGGGCGCGAGCATCACGGTGGCGCCGGGGCTGCAGCGCGACTTCTCGCTCAACCAGACCTTGTCGCTGTACCTGCTGGACACGCTGAACAAGCTGGACCACGAGTCGGAGACGTACGCGCTGGACGTGCTGACGCTCGTGGAGTCCATCCTGGAGAACCCCGAGGTGGTGCTCTACGCCCAGCTGCACCAGCTCAAGGGCGAGAAGATCGCCGAGATGAAGGCGCGGGGCATGGAGTACGACGAGCGGATGGAGGAACTGGAGAAGCTCGAGTGGCCCAAGCCCAACCGCGACTTCATCTACACCACGTTCAACGCCTTCGCGGAGAAGCACCCGTGGGTGGGCGCGGAGAACATCCGGCCCAAGTCCATCATGCGCGACATGTACGAGCGGTACATGTCCTTCCACGACTACGTGCGCGAGTACGGCCTGCAGCGCAGCGAGGGCGTGCTGATGCGCTACCTCGGTGACGCCTACAAGGCGCTCACCCAGACGGTGCCCGAGCG contains:
- a CDS encoding glycosyltransferase, with product MIGQKGTLAVNVTTVDVWDTLLRRRCHPDETKLAAARYVLLKYGSTLLPGYRTQRAIHERRRASEVEIGDQRKREGLDDEYELREVWALTLGTIAPHVSEAQHAAMVKDVCAQEWAAEFNVSYPDARIGRLLSRVASGHELYFLSDFYVPSAQLHELIAAKHPELALHGGMSSCSERVNKRSGRLFTRFQEKSGVTPPRHQHIGDNEQSDVAVPRSHGIKAVHFFNPDEERKRQRLAHQFQRRMAGDLTPYWRALKERLRTHHKAGALTRADRHFNLGVKYSPVLVLYVVFALERALAEGVKRVYYFTREGEILKEIHERILASNPGLELPAAEVLEVSRIATFGASIQQLNLTELNRLWTMYPRHSLRTFLTSLGVQVEAVAELVKESGVSLEEVIERPWEDARFRGLLANERFCNTLLQALKGRRDLLLRYLEQKGITPESKRVLVVDIGWRGTIQDNLARVLPQVHWSGLFLSLFRFLNPQPANCTKTGFLFDDNRGDHGEHLLAPQAPIEMLFNSENGSVTGYRLVEGRVQAERLTDPGENRVHEQFTRDFHRGVLASAPTVWAFLQERGLLSSDLSRFVTQTLSGLLARPPFPVASAYFQLEHNETFGNGVFVKQNHQLQLDQLVRTRRPRAMLEDLKRQATASGWNAGFYAVNHLTGMQQLRHGAKDVVRGAIHRGRLLADLGRNIWRESRAKGMPSVLEEMRGALQKRGPGKELRPLLEVVGDVDLQDELRLNFNALHRKDRQLDALPLVMSWIIPDIGMGSGGHMSILRFVRYFQSLGVTNRVYVHGRSEHGSPQALRQFMEGHYQPLPGVDIHDTTAHVEESDVLLATHWSTAYAVYERQNTRFKAYFIQDFEPHFYPKGSLGVFAENTYRMNLFGISASPWLHQMMTGRYGMQGCFFHLGYEPGVYFPDPRFERDPHRVLVYMRPSTERRGTELLLAALAHVKEQRPQTRIAIFGTGDLGYRDVPFEATVLGLQNEEQLRQQHSSSAITLLTSLTNYSLLPIEAMACGAVVVDVDVESMRGTFGDDSPVVLAPPDPLGIARTVIGILDDRVRRERLSAEGLAYVKEFSWESSFVHVENAFVEAYFGKRQPAGLPDGSLVRGIGGARVFLVQGGVKYHIPSEAEFKARGLRFEDVLELPVKQLLIMPNGGPIQNADAQPRASDAMEPARRKERSHG
- a CDS encoding glycosyltransferase; the encoded protein is MDQQSALVSVVIPSYNHRRFIGEAVDGVLRQTHANVECIIVDDGSRDGSPEYLKERYANEPRVRLFSRENRGAHNTLNEAIGHARGQFISILNSDDVYADTRLERMLAAAREANGPFFGISAVEIVDEAGRPCTGGPRGYYERVCQKAAGGPPSAGFWVGNIAMTTSNFFFSREVFDTLGGFRSLRYAHDWDWALRVTERHGVRRLEEPLLHYRVHDTNTISESNIWKHVCENAFVFASALGRQGLAPRGVPNGCSASEVMSFLLRNESFLPLPTLYLRSLGQTDAELESALADGSLERALKDLLDRSGVSLDLLLSAEHLQGLVRKANAPAEARPQPETGLLEDGKRLMAKHLPEVVVRNASLMRTLLHAMRARLAPRA
- a CDS encoding class I SAM-dependent methyltransferase, translating into MDPTGERFLPNMGLQIALEHWHRYFLVAELVRGRTVVDVASGEGYGSAYLARFADKVVGVDVSREALEHARSRYVRPNLEFLEGSVTALPLADASVDVVISFETLEHVGEAEQQRFLQEVHRVLRKGGQLILSTPDKAVYSTARDYANPYHLHELERTQFTQLLEARFPQVHIAQQRAGYFSLVTSDKPLASYSVTTDDRGEFVSAERPLSYEYLIAVCSLEPGSDVRLPESVTFDASILTSMQDHVTQQLVSAQAVAEERAQEIARLIAERREEKARLDTQLISAQAVAEERAREIARLIAERQEEMARLDTQLISAQAVAEERAREIARLIAERQEEKARLDAQLISAQAVAEERAREIARQNERLDQCRQECEQLRTRLRPINYSRALISRLYSKGRQWISNPHS
- the tgt gene encoding tRNA guanosine(34) transglycosylase Tgt encodes the protein MEGKETSAEQIAGMSRARHGYKGSEMAVRFELVTTDPTGARAGVLHTRRGSIPTPVFMPVGTHASFRHLSMEEVKATGAKILLSNTYHLMLKPGIDVFQRFGGIHPFMQWDGAVLTDSGGFQIFSLPEDRLITEKGAHFRSFHDNSRQLLSPESSIAMQQAINSEIMMVLDVCIDSRTDEAGTREAMERTHRWALRSLAAKNKVDTGQALFAIVQGGVHPHLRDESAAFLTQHPFDGFAIGGLAVGETNEERKAMTARAAASLPQDKPRYLMGVGTPTDLLEAVLRGVDMFDCIIPTKMAQQGYAYTFQGLVRITRQVFRLSDEPLDPTCDCYVCKRYSRGYLQHLMSGKHHTGSRMLSVHNVHHYQQLTWRMRDAILKGSYAQAYRELKQAVATPKDLKEAKLEVGPGAVTLKEVG
- a CDS encoding MnmC family methyltransferase, with protein sequence MDSENPRDGDFELVTLRNGSRAVRHLGHGEVMHPSVGPWQEALRLYVEQPCLAERLRTSGEPLVIHDVGLGAATNAVAALTCARELGSERRRALELVSFEVDLAPLRLALADAAGFPFLQPFREAAEALMRDGVWEGEGLRWRLHLGDAQGLIDAGLPRADLVFFDPFSPASNPEMWTTAVLSRVRACCREDGEGALLLTYSAATPTRVTLLLAGFYVGAGVSTGTKGETTVAATRRESLALPLGERWLERWRRSSSRAPHGEPLTPELEARVLAHPQWRVG
- a CDS encoding TIGR02265 family protein, with protein sequence MTGEKLVYAGTVEALFLRALENRLTPACRMRLREAGLDLDQKLSPTYTLEQWKQFLRIAADHVYAGMPAEAAYYSLGERFIDGYFSTLFGRALLGMARLLGPRRALTQARLCFRTSTNCSEVRIVERGPNEVEFSLTDIGADLPTFVAGVLARAAELAGGQRVVAIPEGFDGQSATYHVRWSEQAETAVAPELAARGTAASGASTTQPPA
- a CDS encoding DEAD/DEAH box helicase — its product is MVTIESPRAPLAALLPDRSQGPLDSDEILSRFVGWVESTGLSLYPAQEEAILELLGGKHLFLKTPTGSGKSLVAMALHFKAMAEGKVSYYTCPIKALVNEKFFALCEAFGPENVGLLTGDAAINREAPILCCTAEILANLALRDAMLRADYVVMDEFHYYADRERGIAWQIPLITLPSTTFLMMSATLGDTHLIEERLQEFTGREVASVRSAQRPVPLDFEYRETPLHETIQDLIRQNKAPIYLVNFSQRAAAEQAQNLMSVDFSTKEDKEAIRQALLEAPFDTPYGKDFQRFLRHGIGMHHAGLLPKYRLLVERLAQTGLLKVISGTDTLGVGVNIPIRTVLFTQLFKFNGEKLATLSVRDFQQIAGRAGRKGFDTQGSVVAQAPEHVIENVKIAQKEAKGGKRLPRKPPPQKGFVNYDKSTFERLQTGLPEPLESRFEVTHGFLLNLLQSEMVGGAEGYQRLVRLIFRSHGSDYIKRRNLKEAAACFRTLRNAGLVLVHKGEGGSGASITVAPGLQRDFSLNQTLSLYLLDTLNKLDHESETYALDVLTLVESILENPEVVLYAQLHQLKGEKIAEMKARGMEYDERMEELEKLEWPKPNRDFIYTTFNAFAEKHPWVGAENIRPKSIMRDMYERYMSFHDYVREYGLQRSEGVLMRYLGDAYKALTQTVPERYRNQEVNEIIDWMRAMIRHVDQSLLDEWERMKNPGEVVLRRAEAPDRRPTDLTDDPRAFAAHVRNEVHRLLRALGQKRYADALALLRLDAGGEEWTAAKLEAAMAPYFEANGSVVLTPQARRPANTFLKEAGERQWEVQQRIMDPEGHGDWMLDCFIDLTGRKVDDGPLLTLRRIGT